From Solwaraspora sp. WMMD1047, the proteins below share one genomic window:
- a CDS encoding PH domain-containing protein: MQNDPLSHRQWRVPAKVPVVKFTAAVLFALVGLLLADGDPVRLVLAGVTSAALVGWGLRDLLLPVRLTADPVGLTVVSGLAGRHRLPWSAVDRIVAHGRGSVRGHQLEIDTGDTVHVLTGSDLGASPDEVAAELRALRADGSTAG, translated from the coding sequence GTGCAGAACGATCCGCTCAGCCATCGGCAGTGGCGGGTGCCCGCCAAGGTACCCGTGGTCAAGTTCACCGCCGCGGTGCTGTTCGCCCTCGTCGGGCTTCTGCTCGCGGACGGCGATCCGGTCCGGCTGGTGCTGGCCGGGGTCACCTCGGCCGCCCTGGTCGGCTGGGGGCTGCGCGACCTGCTGCTGCCGGTCCGGCTTACCGCCGACCCGGTCGGACTCACGGTGGTCAGCGGGCTCGCCGGCCGGCACCGGCTGCCGTGGTCGGCGGTCGACCGGATCGTCGCCCACGGCCGGGGCAGTGTCCGGGGTCACCAACTGGAGATCGACACCGGCGACACGGTGCACGTGCTGACCGGGTCCGATCTCGGGGCGTCCCCGGACGAGGTGGCGGCCGAGTTGCGGGCGCTGCGGGCCGACGGGTCAACCGCCGGCTGA
- a CDS encoding CBS domain-containing protein, with amino-acid sequence MQVRDAMSSQVLVVGPEHTLRQAAQMMSSRGVGSAIVLDPDSEGVGIMTERDVLNAVGAGLDVDTERTGAHLTRDAVYAGPDWTVEEAAAAMARGGFRHLVVMEGSEVLGVISVRDIVRVWTERRPVSPI; translated from the coding sequence ATGCAGGTACGGGATGCCATGTCCAGCCAGGTTCTCGTGGTCGGTCCGGAGCACACGCTTCGACAGGCTGCCCAGATGATGTCGAGCCGGGGGGTCGGCTCGGCGATCGTGCTCGATCCCGACTCCGAAGGCGTCGGGATCATGACCGAACGTGACGTACTCAATGCGGTTGGCGCCGGGCTCGACGTGGACACCGAGCGGACCGGCGCGCACCTGACCCGGGACGCGGTGTACGCCGGCCCGGACTGGACGGTGGAGGAGGCGGCCGCGGCGATGGCCCGGGGCGGCTTCCGGCACCTGGTGGTGATGGAGGGGAGCGAGGTCCTGGGCGTGATCTCGGTTCGGGACATCGTGCGGGTCTGGACGGAGCGCCGGCCGGTGTCGCCGATCTGA
- a CDS encoding HAMP domain-containing sensor histidine kinase: MRPDRIGRTLTARAVLVGCAVALVSVLVTASVAVPLAARAAERQAREALAAQARLAAEALRPRFARDRGPDPTVGQDRIIRQLADQSIDAYLIRDGVADRSGLPPGVVDRIAGGRNFSGRRLVRGEVSLVEGRWLPGGNGVVLTRPLATGLWRLVGPSLWVPLLAGLVAGVVAGTLLARRLARPIRTAATVAARLSAGERDVRVPVEPPDEIADLAHAINDLASALATSERRQREFLLSVSHELRTPLTTIRGYAEALADGVVADAGGQRAGQTVLAAAVHLDRLVSDLLALARLDAVDFALEPTRLDLARLVTDAVEAWSGRYAAHGVGLRAELPPAGTAGTPTDRVSAYADAGRIRQVVDGLLENALRVVPPGAPVVVAARPATPAGGIVEVRDGGPGLTDDDLAVAFERGALRDRYAGVRRVGSGLGLALAAGLVRRLGGRIEAGHATEGGARFTVWLPPAPGTTGNDTAGSAGH, from the coding sequence GTGCGGCCTGACCGGATCGGCCGCACCCTCACCGCCCGGGCGGTGCTCGTCGGTTGCGCGGTCGCGCTGGTCTCGGTGCTGGTCACCGCGTCGGTGGCGGTGCCGCTGGCGGCCCGCGCCGCGGAGCGGCAGGCCCGGGAGGCGCTGGCCGCGCAGGCCCGGCTGGCGGCGGAGGCGCTCCGGCCGAGGTTCGCCCGGGACCGTGGCCCCGATCCGACCGTCGGTCAGGACCGCATCATCCGGCAGCTCGCCGACCAGTCCATCGACGCGTACCTGATCCGGGATGGCGTCGCCGACCGGTCCGGGCTGCCGCCCGGGGTGGTCGACCGGATCGCCGGCGGCCGGAACTTCTCCGGCCGGCGGCTGGTCCGCGGCGAGGTGTCGCTGGTCGAGGGGCGCTGGCTGCCCGGCGGCAACGGCGTAGTGCTGACCCGACCGCTGGCCACCGGGCTCTGGCGGCTGGTCGGACCGAGCCTCTGGGTGCCGCTGCTGGCCGGTCTGGTCGCCGGCGTGGTGGCCGGCACCCTGCTGGCCCGCCGGCTCGCCCGGCCGATCCGCACCGCCGCCACCGTGGCAGCCCGGCTCTCCGCCGGCGAGCGGGACGTCCGGGTGCCGGTGGAACCGCCGGACGAGATCGCCGACCTGGCGCACGCCATCAACGATCTGGCCAGCGCGCTGGCCACCAGTGAGCGACGGCAGCGGGAGTTCCTGCTCTCCGTCTCGCACGAACTGCGCACCCCGCTGACCACGATCCGGGGGTACGCCGAGGCGCTCGCCGACGGGGTGGTCGCCGACGCCGGCGGCCAGCGGGCCGGGCAGACCGTGCTCGCCGCCGCTGTGCACCTCGACCGGCTGGTCAGCGACCTGCTCGCACTGGCCCGGCTGGATGCGGTCGACTTCGCGCTGGAGCCCACCCGGCTCGACCTGGCCCGGTTGGTGACCGACGCCGTCGAGGCGTGGAGCGGGCGGTACGCCGCGCACGGGGTGGGGTTGCGCGCCGAACTACCGCCGGCCGGAACGGCCGGGACCCCGACGGACCGGGTGTCCGCGTACGCGGATGCCGGCCGGATCCGGCAGGTGGTCGACGGGCTGCTGGAGAACGCGCTGCGGGTGGTGCCGCCGGGGGCGCCGGTCGTCGTCGCTGCCCGGCCGGCGACCCCGGCCGGGGGAATCGTCGAGGTCCGCGACGGCGGGCCGGGTCTGACCGACGACGACCTCGCGGTCGCGTTCGAGCGCGGTGCGCTCCGCGACCGCTACGCGGGGGTACGCCGGGTCGGCAGCGGCCTCGGGCTCGCGCTGGCGGCCGGGCTGGTCCGCCGGCTGGGCGGCCGGATCGAGGCCGGCCATGCCACCGAGGGCGGCGCCCGCTTCACGGTCTGGCTCCCGCCGGCCCCCGGCACCACCGGCAACGACACCGCGGGATCAGCGGGACACTGA
- a CDS encoding acetyl-CoA C-acyltransferase, protein MRDAVIVGAVRTPVGRRRGGLAGVHPVDLSAHVLRALAERTGFEPADVDDVIWGCVSQVGEQAWNVARNAVLAAGWPETVPGTTLDRQCGSSQQAVHFAAAAVLAGQAELVVAGGVESMTRVPMGASSPSADGAAGLPYGGLVRDRYRGVDGFAADEPVPFNQGVGAELIAARWGFTRTALDEYALASHRRAAAAQDAGAFDAEIAPVALADGKLDADQGIRRDTSLAKLAELATPFRPDGVVTAGSASQISDGAAALAVTTSEWARRHGLRPLARIHTAVVAADDPVLMLTAPIPATAKALRRAGLGIEEIGVYEVNEAFAPVPLAWLAETEADPERLNPRGGAIALGHPLGGSGARIMTTMLHHMRDNDIRYGLQTMCEGGGMANATVVELL, encoded by the coding sequence ATGAGGGACGCGGTAATCGTCGGCGCGGTGCGCACCCCGGTGGGGCGACGCCGGGGCGGACTCGCCGGCGTGCATCCGGTCGATCTCTCCGCGCACGTGCTGCGGGCGCTGGCGGAGCGGACCGGGTTCGAGCCCGCCGATGTGGACGATGTGATCTGGGGCTGCGTGTCGCAGGTCGGCGAGCAGGCGTGGAACGTCGCCCGCAACGCCGTGCTGGCGGCCGGTTGGCCGGAGACGGTGCCCGGTACGACGCTCGACCGCCAGTGCGGTTCCAGCCAGCAGGCGGTGCACTTCGCCGCGGCGGCGGTGCTCGCCGGCCAGGCCGAGCTGGTGGTCGCCGGTGGGGTGGAGTCGATGACCCGGGTGCCGATGGGCGCCAGCTCGCCGTCCGCCGACGGCGCGGCCGGACTGCCGTACGGCGGGCTGGTGCGGGACCGCTACCGGGGGGTCGACGGCTTCGCGGCCGATGAGCCGGTCCCGTTCAACCAGGGCGTGGGTGCCGAGCTGATCGCCGCCCGCTGGGGGTTCACCCGGACCGCACTCGACGAGTACGCGCTGGCCAGCCACCGCCGGGCCGCCGCCGCCCAGGACGCCGGAGCCTTCGACGCCGAGATCGCGCCGGTCGCGCTCGCCGACGGCAAGCTCGACGCGGACCAGGGCATCCGACGGGACACCAGCCTGGCCAAGCTGGCCGAGCTGGCCACGCCGTTCCGGCCCGACGGTGTGGTCACCGCCGGGTCGGCCTCGCAGATCTCAGATGGGGCGGCCGCCCTGGCCGTGACCACCTCGGAGTGGGCGCGGCGGCACGGTCTGCGGCCGTTGGCCCGGATCCACACCGCCGTGGTCGCGGCGGATGATCCGGTCCTGATGCTCACCGCGCCGATCCCGGCCACCGCGAAGGCGCTGCGTCGGGCCGGGCTGGGCATCGAGGAGATCGGGGTGTACGAGGTGAACGAGGCGTTCGCGCCGGTTCCGCTCGCCTGGCTGGCCGAGACCGAGGCCGACCCGGAGCGGCTCAACCCGCGTGGCGGCGCGATCGCGCTGGGCCACCCGCTGGGCGGCTCGGGCGCCCGGATCATGACCACGATGCTGCACCACATGCGGGACAACGACATCCGGTACGGCCTGCAGACGATGTGCGAGGGCGGCGGGATGGCGAACGCGACGGTAGTAGAACTTCTATAG
- a CDS encoding NUDIX domain-containing protein, which translates to MSTEPLRCTGALIVDDDGRIFFQRRSAERRLFPNAWDVVGGHLEPGESVEDALRREVTEETGWTVSVVLGPVGTYRYTGDDGLERLETDFLVRVDGDLSRPRLEVGKHTEFRWLAEHEVAVLDECRDVNDGLIRRIAEDGFAALHLIGL; encoded by the coding sequence GTGTCCACCGAGCCCCTACGCTGCACCGGAGCCCTGATCGTCGACGACGACGGCCGGATCTTCTTCCAGCGCCGCTCCGCCGAGCGGCGGCTCTTCCCCAACGCGTGGGACGTCGTCGGTGGCCATCTGGAACCCGGCGAGAGCGTGGAGGACGCGCTGCGCCGGGAGGTGACCGAGGAGACCGGCTGGACCGTCTCGGTCGTCCTCGGGCCGGTCGGCACCTACCGGTACACCGGGGACGACGGGCTCGAACGCCTGGAGACCGACTTCCTGGTCCGGGTCGACGGTGACCTCAGCCGCCCCCGGCTGGAGGTCGGCAAGCACACCGAGTTCCGCTGGCTCGCCGAACACGAGGTGGCGGTCCTGGACGAGTGCCGCGACGTCAACGACGGCCTGATCCGCCGGATCGCCGAGGACGGCTTCGCCGCCCTGCACCTGATCGGCCTGTGA
- the corA gene encoding magnesium/cobalt transporter CorA: protein MSQRNNGLRPDGSPRVRPRAWTAPVRAVTRILTADAGHRSATGPGPSHQAVVDCGLYLDGVRQPGDWDYVAALEAARREPNGFVWLGLHEPGPAEMAGIADAYGLHELAVEDAVKAEQRPKLERFGEVNFLVLRTARYVGHGELTETSDVVETGQVMLFIGPKFVISVRHGDACRLAPIRADLEARRELLAHGPWAVAYAVTDRVVDLYLEVADRIEDDLDRLEEQVFSRQTSGRIQRIYQMKRELVEFKRAVVPLQRPFMTLTAQINREVPKEIRRYLRDVQDHLTRTVEQVNSYDDLLNSILQARLAQVSVEQNNDMRKIAAWAGIAAVWTAIAGIYGMNFDFMPETQWKYGYPVVLALMLAISLALYRSFRRNGWL, encoded by the coding sequence ATGAGTCAGCGGAACAACGGGCTACGACCCGACGGCAGCCCGAGAGTGCGCCCCCGCGCCTGGACGGCGCCGGTACGGGCGGTGACCCGGATCCTGACCGCCGACGCCGGCCACCGGTCGGCGACCGGCCCCGGGCCGAGCCACCAGGCGGTGGTGGACTGCGGGCTCTACCTCGACGGGGTGCGGCAGCCCGGTGACTGGGACTACGTGGCCGCGCTGGAGGCCGCCCGGCGGGAGCCGAACGGCTTCGTCTGGCTCGGCCTGCACGAGCCCGGCCCGGCTGAGATGGCCGGCATCGCCGACGCGTACGGGCTGCACGAGCTCGCCGTCGAGGACGCCGTCAAGGCCGAGCAGCGGCCGAAGCTGGAACGCTTCGGCGAGGTGAACTTCCTGGTCCTGCGGACCGCCCGGTACGTCGGTCACGGCGAGCTGACGGAGACCTCGGACGTGGTCGAGACCGGCCAGGTGATGCTCTTCATCGGGCCGAAGTTCGTGATCAGCGTCCGGCACGGCGACGCCTGCCGGCTCGCCCCGATCCGGGCCGACCTGGAGGCCCGGCGGGAGCTGCTTGCGCACGGCCCGTGGGCGGTGGCGTACGCGGTCACCGACCGGGTGGTCGATCTCTACCTGGAGGTCGCCGACCGGATCGAGGACGACCTGGACCGGCTGGAGGAGCAGGTCTTCTCCCGGCAGACCTCGGGCCGGATCCAGCGCATCTACCAGATGAAGCGCGAGCTGGTCGAGTTCAAGCGGGCGGTGGTCCCGCTGCAGCGTCCGTTCATGACGCTCACCGCGCAGATCAACCGCGAGGTGCCGAAGGAGATCCGGCGCTACCTTCGGGACGTGCAGGACCACCTGACCCGCACCGTGGAGCAGGTCAACTCGTACGACGATCTGTTGAACTCGATCCTGCAGGCCCGGCTGGCCCAGGTGTCGGTCGAACAGAACAACGACATGCGCAAGATCGCGGCTTGGGCGGGTATCGCGGCGGTCTGGACCGCCATCGCCGGCATCTACGGGATGAACTTCGACTTCATGCCGGAGACCCAATGGAAGTACGGCTACCCGGTCGTTCTCGCGTTGATGCTGGCGATCTCCCTGGCGCTGTACCGGTCGTTCCGGCGCAACGGCTGGCTCTGA
- a CDS encoding rhomboid family intramembrane serine protease, translated as MSESPPTAGPVCYRHPSRETWVRCSRCERSICPDCMRDAAVGHQCPDCVAEGRRTQRPARTAFGGGVAGREGYVTKALIGLNVLAALIGVLLSGGGASLAAGLFSDAGQLHALGGVVGPSVTVLRDGAVALGAYPGQGDVYPGVDDGGVYRLITAMFIHYGILHLLLNMWALWVLGRNLEAVLGPARFLALYLLAGIGGNVAAYLISPDALAAGASTAVFGLFAAFFIVLRKLKRDTSAVIGVLAINLVLTFTIAGISIAGHLGGLVAGAAAAAILAYAPRENRTLVQAVGCAAILLVLVALTALGIASAGG; from the coding sequence GTGAGCGAGTCGCCGCCGACCGCTGGTCCGGTCTGCTATCGGCACCCCTCCCGCGAAACCTGGGTCCGGTGCTCGCGCTGTGAGCGTTCCATCTGCCCGGACTGCATGCGCGACGCGGCCGTGGGTCACCAGTGCCCCGACTGCGTCGCCGAGGGCCGACGTACCCAGCGGCCGGCGCGCACCGCCTTCGGGGGCGGTGTCGCCGGCCGTGAGGGGTACGTCACAAAGGCGCTCATCGGCCTGAACGTGCTGGCGGCGCTGATCGGCGTGCTGCTCTCCGGCGGTGGGGCGTCGCTGGCGGCCGGGCTCTTCTCCGACGCCGGCCAGCTACACGCGCTCGGCGGGGTGGTCGGCCCGTCGGTGACCGTGCTGCGCGACGGCGCGGTGGCGCTGGGGGCCTACCCGGGCCAGGGCGACGTCTACCCGGGCGTCGACGACGGGGGCGTCTACCGGTTGATCACCGCCATGTTCATCCACTACGGCATCCTGCACCTGCTGTTGAACATGTGGGCACTCTGGGTGCTCGGCCGCAATCTCGAAGCGGTGCTCGGCCCGGCCCGGTTCCTCGCGCTCTACCTGCTGGCCGGCATCGGCGGCAACGTCGCGGCGTACCTGATCAGCCCGGACGCGCTCGCGGCCGGCGCGTCGACCGCGGTCTTCGGGCTCTTCGCCGCGTTCTTCATCGTGTTGCGCAAGTTGAAGCGGGACACCTCGGCGGTGATCGGGGTGCTGGCGATCAACCTGGTGCTCACCTTCACCATCGCCGGGATCTCGATCGCCGGTCACCTCGGCGGGCTGGTCGCCGGGGCCGCCGCGGCGGCGATCCTGGCGTACGCGCCGCGGGAGAACCGGACCCTGGTGCAGGCGGTGGGGTGCGCCGCGATCCTGCTGGTGCTTGTCGCGTTGACCGCACTGGGGATCGCCTCAGCCGGCGGTTGA
- a CDS encoding peptidylprolyl isomerase, with protein sequence MAEAVYATLHTNNGPIRLELFPNHAPKTVRNFVELAEGTKEYIDPRTGQPGSGPYYDGTISHRVISGFMIQMGDPTGTGRGGPGFQFADEFHPELRFDRPYLLAMANAGPGTNGSQFFITVGPTPHLNNRHTIFGQVADEQSAKVVDTIATSPTNPADRPLQDVIIERVEIERRND encoded by the coding sequence GTGGCTGAGGCTGTCTACGCCACCCTGCATACCAACAACGGCCCGATCCGGTTGGAGCTCTTTCCGAACCACGCTCCGAAGACCGTCCGCAACTTCGTCGAGTTGGCGGAGGGCACCAAGGAGTACATCGACCCGCGGACCGGCCAGCCGGGCAGCGGCCCGTACTACGACGGGACCATCTCGCACCGGGTGATCAGCGGGTTCATGATCCAGATGGGCGACCCGACCGGCACCGGGCGCGGCGGGCCGGGCTTCCAGTTCGCCGACGAGTTCCACCCGGAGCTGCGCTTCGACCGTCCGTACCTGCTCGCGATGGCGAACGCCGGACCGGGTACGAACGGCTCGCAGTTCTTCATCACGGTCGGCCCCACGCCGCACCTGAACAACCGGCACACCATCTTCGGCCAGGTCGCCGACGAGCAGTCGGCGAAGGTCGTGGACACGATCGCGACCAGCCCCACCAACCCGGCCGACCGTCCGCTGCAGGACGTGATCATCGAGCGGGTGGAGATCGAGCGTCGCAACGACTGA
- a CDS encoding ricin-type beta-trefoil lectin domain protein produces the protein MKDSRPPGGPDTLRVRRRRTSVVTALVAGLVLPILAAPATPAAAADRPPVQPLPANLEAIRAAEATALYGSPTIRPLDQRRTALITMGDSEISGEGVGNYVPGTHQNGNWCDRSYDQAVFRTGIASDVQYNIACSGATPWNLVAGGPTQWNELNQGDHLAIKARNTRIKLIWVVVGANGDGTIQFGPVATDCAIRRVFFQGPCYPTYTDQWTIRTDGSRRGAEEALNSIRQTMTGAGYLRSDYELVLMSYPSPGSPDVEDNPNFPGWYSGGCLLYLHDVAFARNKAVPLFESALRAAAANTGTRYLDASRLFHGREVCTESPAVRGLYIEVGIWNENAARQSFHPNSRGHGLFAQCITQFYASGQERATCVDEAGTGNGVLHPGLLEFRQLRNAGTGNCLDGKGYDSRNGTPQQPYTCHGGRNQGFWYDADRQSVHSELSHDRCLDVSGGTLRANAAVNIYDCHGGANQRFVFAGDQIKPAGNANLCLAFDNPILGSARLRLANCGSSARQRWSFESRSYANPVGYGSDDFIGSRVY, from the coding sequence ATGAAGGACTCCCGTCCCCCGGGAGGACCCGACACGCTCCGGGTACGGCGACGGCGTACCAGCGTCGTCACCGCGCTCGTCGCGGGTCTCGTCCTACCGATCCTCGCCGCGCCGGCCACCCCCGCCGCCGCCGCCGACCGACCACCCGTCCAACCGCTGCCCGCCAACCTGGAGGCGATCCGGGCCGCCGAGGCCACCGCCCTGTACGGCAGCCCCACCATCCGACCGCTCGACCAGCGCCGGACCGCCCTGATCACGATGGGCGACAGCGAGATCTCCGGCGAGGGCGTCGGCAACTACGTCCCCGGCACCCACCAGAACGGCAACTGGTGCGACCGCTCCTACGACCAGGCCGTCTTCCGCACCGGCATCGCCTCCGACGTGCAGTACAACATCGCCTGCTCCGGGGCGACCCCGTGGAACCTGGTCGCCGGCGGACCGACCCAGTGGAACGAGCTGAACCAGGGCGACCACCTCGCCATCAAGGCCCGCAACACCCGGATCAAGCTGATCTGGGTGGTGGTCGGCGCGAACGGCGACGGCACCATCCAGTTCGGACCGGTCGCCACCGACTGCGCGATCCGCCGGGTCTTCTTCCAGGGCCCCTGCTACCCGACCTACACCGACCAGTGGACGATCCGCACGGACGGCAGCCGGCGCGGCGCCGAGGAGGCCCTCAACTCGATCCGGCAGACCATGACCGGGGCCGGCTACCTCCGGTCGGACTACGAACTGGTGCTGATGTCGTACCCGAGTCCGGGCAGCCCGGACGTCGAGGACAATCCGAACTTCCCCGGCTGGTACTCGGGCGGCTGCCTGCTCTACCTGCACGACGTCGCGTTCGCCCGGAACAAGGCCGTCCCGTTGTTCGAGTCGGCGTTGCGCGCGGCGGCGGCCAACACCGGCACCCGCTACCTGGACGCCAGCCGGCTCTTCCACGGCCGGGAGGTCTGCACCGAGAGCCCGGCCGTCCGGGGCCTCTACATCGAGGTCGGGATCTGGAACGAGAACGCCGCCCGGCAGTCGTTCCACCCCAACAGCCGGGGTCACGGGCTGTTCGCCCAGTGCATCACCCAGTTCTACGCGTCCGGTCAGGAGCGGGCCACCTGCGTCGACGAGGCGGGCACCGGCAACGGGGTGCTCCACCCGGGTCTGCTGGAGTTCCGGCAGCTGCGCAACGCCGGCACCGGCAACTGCCTGGACGGCAAGGGATACGACTCCCGCAACGGCACCCCGCAGCAGCCGTACACCTGTCACGGCGGCCGTAACCAGGGCTTCTGGTACGACGCCGACCGACAGTCGGTGCACTCCGAGCTGTCGCACGACAGGTGCCTGGACGTCTCCGGGGGCACCCTGCGGGCCAACGCCGCCGTCAACATCTACGACTGCCACGGCGGCGCCAACCAGCGGTTCGTCTTCGCGGGCGACCAGATCAAGCCGGCCGGCAACGCCAACCTCTGCCTGGCGTTCGACAACCCGATCCTGGGTTCGGCGCGGCTGCGGCTGGCCAACTGCGGCAGCAGTGCCCGGCAGCGGTGGTCGTTCGAGTCGCGGTCGTACGCCAACCCGGTCGGGTACGGATCCGACGACTTCATCGGGTCCCGGGTCTACTGA
- a CDS encoding PLP-dependent aminotransferase family protein has translation MTAEQLISFARGAPSLDIVDIAGLKAAAGRAFDEDPAGVSAYGTSVGYPPLRRWIAEKHGVAVDQVLVTNGSLQADAFLFDYLVSPGDAVVVERPTYDRTLLNLRQQGGDVQAVTIQSDGIDTDELGKLLESGLRPKLAHIIPNYQNPAGVTLSLEKRHRLLGLAAEYGFTIFEDDPYADIRFRGEPLPSMLSMDERGSVVHASSFTKTVCPGVRVGYLIGPAPLIADIAKRATNLYISPGMVAQAIVHQFCVSGDIDRSIQTVRSALGERARVLAEALRTHLPEARFTEPDGGYFLWVELPENVHIDELVPAAAERGVTVVKGSDFLLEGGHHSLRLAFSAVTADRIEDGVRRLADAAAAVRR, from the coding sequence ATGACTGCCGAGCAGCTGATCTCCTTCGCCCGCGGGGCGCCCTCGTTGGACATCGTCGATATCGCCGGCCTCAAGGCGGCGGCCGGCCGCGCCTTCGACGAGGACCCCGCGGGGGTCTCGGCCTACGGCACCTCCGTGGGCTACCCCCCGTTGCGCAGGTGGATCGCCGAGAAGCACGGCGTCGCCGTGGATCAGGTGCTGGTCACCAACGGCTCGCTGCAGGCCGACGCGTTCCTCTTCGACTACCTGGTGAGCCCCGGCGACGCCGTGGTGGTGGAGCGTCCGACCTACGACCGGACGCTGCTGAACCTGCGGCAGCAGGGCGGCGACGTGCAGGCGGTGACCATCCAGTCGGACGGCATCGACACCGACGAGCTCGGCAAGCTGCTGGAGTCGGGGCTGCGCCCGAAGCTGGCGCACATCATTCCGAACTACCAGAACCCGGCGGGAGTGACGCTCTCCCTGGAGAAGCGGCACCGGCTCCTCGGTCTGGCCGCCGAGTACGGCTTCACGATCTTCGAGGACGACCCGTACGCCGACATCCGGTTCCGGGGGGAGCCGCTGCCGTCGATGCTCTCGATGGACGAGCGGGGTTCGGTCGTACACGCCTCCAGCTTCACCAAGACGGTCTGTCCGGGGGTGCGGGTCGGCTACCTGATCGGGCCGGCTCCGCTGATCGCCGACATCGCCAAGCGGGCCACCAACCTCTACATCTCGCCCGGCATGGTGGCGCAGGCGATCGTGCACCAGTTCTGCGTCTCCGGCGACATCGACCGCTCGATCCAGACCGTCCGGTCGGCGCTCGGCGAGCGCGCCCGGGTGCTCGCCGAGGCGCTGCGGACCCACCTGCCCGAGGCCCGCTTCACCGAGCCGGATGGCGGCTACTTCCTCTGGGTGGAGCTGCCGGAGAACGTCCACATCGACGAGCTGGTGCCGGCGGCCGCCGAACGCGGGGTGACCGTCGTCAAGGGCAGTGACTTCCTACTGGAGGGTGGGCACCACTCGCTTCGGCTGGCCTTCTCGGCCGTCACCGCCGACCGGATCGAGGACGGGGTACGCCGGCTCGCCGACGCGGCAGCGGCCGTCCGGCGGTAG
- a CDS encoding response regulator transcription factor — MSDDGAPAQRGLVLVVEDERPIAELVRLYLTRDGFGVHVEHDGAAGLAAARRLRPVACVLDIALPGLTGTELCRRLRSTGDWTPVIFLTARDDEVDRIVGLELGADDYLTKPFSPRELVARLRAVLRRCAGGPELTEQPRAVGPVALDPARRTVAVGGEPVQLTSTEFDLLAHLMARPGRVFTREELLASVWGYAAHSGTRTVDVHVAQVRAKLGVGAEVIRTHRGVGYACAA, encoded by the coding sequence GTGAGCGACGACGGCGCCCCGGCACAGCGCGGGCTCGTCCTGGTGGTGGAGGACGAACGACCGATCGCCGAGCTGGTCCGGCTCTACCTGACCCGGGACGGCTTCGGCGTACACGTGGAGCACGACGGAGCGGCCGGGCTGGCCGCCGCCCGGCGGCTGCGGCCGGTGGCCTGCGTCCTCGACATCGCGCTGCCCGGCCTCACCGGCACCGAGCTGTGCCGGCGGCTCCGCTCGACCGGCGACTGGACACCGGTGATCTTCCTGACCGCCCGGGACGACGAGGTGGACCGGATCGTCGGCCTCGAACTGGGCGCCGACGACTACCTGACCAAGCCGTTCAGCCCCCGGGAGCTGGTGGCCCGGCTACGGGCCGTGCTGCGCCGCTGCGCCGGCGGGCCGGAGCTCACCGAGCAGCCGCGGGCGGTCGGCCCGGTCGCGCTCGACCCGGCCCGCCGCACCGTCGCGGTGGGCGGCGAGCCGGTCCAGCTCACCTCGACGGAGTTCGACCTGCTGGCCCACCTGATGGCCCGGCCGGGCCGGGTCTTCACCCGGGAGGAGCTGCTGGCCAGTGTCTGGGGGTACGCCGCGCACAGCGGCACCCGCACCGTCGACGTGCACGTCGCGCAGGTCCGGGCCAAGCTCGGCGTCGGGGCTGAGGTGATCCGCACCCACCGCGGGGTCGGGTACGCCTGTGCGGCCTGA